Proteins from one Pseudomonas sp. KBS0710 genomic window:
- a CDS encoding OprD family porin, producing MKKSTLALAVTLGAIAQQAGAAGFIEDSKATLGLRNFYINTDNRDGAADPSRNEEWGQGFDLRFISGYTQGTVQFGVDAIGLYGVRLDSGRGTSGNITGTSSGGTVFPSDGNRAVNDFASLGVTGKVKISQTELKLGTLQPKLPVIVTNDGRMLPQTFQGGQITTNDIKDLTLVAGQIEHAKGRNSSNNEGLSLGGANGGSNYTAGKFVNKFYYAGGDYKLTKDLTAQYYYGNLEDFYKQHFLGLTHNWSIGPGVLKSDLRYFNSSDDGLNGNTSSYYTSGNYNGFRAGKGKVDNNLYSGLFLYSVAGHTFGGGYQVSNGSSDFPWLNQGDGSSAYITTDMQIQKFARAGERTWQARYAYDFAKVGVPGLTAGVVYLKGSNIDTIANTNARTETTGQSEWERDITVAYVIPEGPLKNLGVAWKNAMWRTDLANTRSQDENRLIVSYSLPLF from the coding sequence ATGAAGAAGTCCACCTTGGCGTTGGCTGTGACCCTGGGCGCAATCGCTCAGCAAGCAGGCGCTGCCGGTTTCATCGAAGACAGTAAGGCCACACTGGGTCTGCGTAACTTCTACATCAACACGGATAACCGTGATGGTGCTGCAGACCCGTCCAGGAACGAAGAATGGGGCCAAGGCTTCGATCTGCGGTTCATTTCGGGCTATACCCAAGGCACGGTTCAGTTCGGCGTTGACGCAATCGGCTTGTACGGCGTGCGCCTCGATTCTGGCCGCGGCACCAGCGGTAACATCACCGGTACTTCATCCGGCGGTACTGTATTCCCAAGCGACGGCAATCGCGCGGTCAACGATTTCGCCAGCCTCGGTGTGACCGGTAAGGTGAAGATCTCCCAAACCGAACTGAAACTGGGTACGTTGCAGCCTAAGCTGCCAGTTATCGTGACCAACGATGGTCGTATGCTGCCGCAAACCTTCCAAGGTGGCCAGATCACTACCAACGACATCAAGGATTTGACCCTGGTTGCCGGTCAGATTGAGCATGCCAAAGGCCGTAACTCCAGCAACAACGAAGGTTTGTCGCTGGGTGGTGCCAACGGTGGCTCGAACTACACCGCAGGTAAGTTCGTCAACAAGTTCTACTATGCCGGTGGTGACTACAAGCTCACCAAAGATCTGACCGCACAGTACTACTACGGCAACCTGGAAGACTTCTACAAGCAGCACTTCCTGGGTCTGACCCATAACTGGTCGATCGGCCCGGGCGTATTGAAGTCTGACCTGCGTTACTTCAACAGTTCTGACGACGGCCTGAACGGTAATACGTCTTCCTACTACACCAGCGGTAACTACAACGGTTTCCGTGCCGGTAAGGGTAAAGTCGACAACAACCTGTACAGCGGTCTTTTCCTGTACTCCGTGGCCGGTCACACCTTTGGTGGCGGTTACCAAGTTAGCAATGGCAGCAGCGACTTCCCTTGGCTGAACCAAGGTGACGGCTCGTCGGCTTACATCACTACCGACATGCAGATCCAGAAGTTCGCCCGTGCTGGCGAGCGCACTTGGCAAGCTCGTTACGCTTATGACTTCGCCAAGGTTGGCGTACCTGGCCTGACGGCTGGCGTTGTGTACCTCAAAGGTAGCAACATCGACACCATCGCGAACACTAACGCACGTACTGAAACCACCGGCCAGTCCGAGTGGGAACGCGATATCACCGTTGCCTACGTGATTCCAGAAGGCCCGCTGAAAAACCTCGGCGTTGCCTGGAAAAACGCAATGTGGCGTACCGACCTGGCGAACACCCGTTCCCAGGACGAAAACCGTCTGATCGTCAGCTACTCGCTGCCACTGTTCTAG
- the ssuD gene encoding FMNH2-dependent alkanesulfonate monooxygenase produces MSLNIFWFLPTHGDGHYLGTAEGARAVDHGYLQQVAQAADRLGFGGVLIPTGRSCEDSWLVAASLIPVTQRLKFLVALRPGIISPTVAARQAATLDRLSGGRALFNLVTGGDPEELAGDGLFLSHEERYQASVEFTRIWRRVLEGETVDYDGEHISVKGAKLLYPPIQQPRPPLYFGGSSEAAQDLAAEQVEMVLTWGEPPAAVAEKIAQVRAKAEKLGRTLRFGIRLHVIVRETNEEAWKAADKLISHVDDETIARAQASLSRFDSVGQQRMAALHGGSRDNLEVSPNLWAGVGLVRGGAGTALVGDGPTVAARVKEYAALGIDTFIFSGYPHLEESYRVAELLFPHLDIERPELPKSAGYVSPFGEMVANDILPKAASQS; encoded by the coding sequence ATGAGCCTCAATATTTTCTGGTTCCTGCCTACCCACGGTGACGGCCATTACCTTGGCACCGCCGAAGGCGCCCGCGCCGTCGATCACGGTTATCTGCAGCAAGTGGCCCAGGCGGCTGACCGCCTCGGTTTCGGCGGGGTGCTGATTCCTACCGGCCGCTCCTGCGAAGACTCGTGGCTGGTGGCCGCTTCGCTGATCCCGGTGACCCAGCGTTTGAAATTCCTTGTTGCGCTGCGCCCCGGGATCATTTCCCCAACAGTGGCCGCGCGACAAGCCGCGACCCTGGACCGTTTGTCCGGCGGGCGTGCTTTGTTCAACCTGGTCACCGGCGGTGATCCCGAAGAACTGGCCGGCGATGGTCTGTTTCTCAGTCACGAAGAACGCTACCAGGCCTCGGTGGAATTCACCCGCATCTGGCGCCGCGTGCTCGAAGGCGAAACCGTGGACTACGACGGCGAGCACATCAGCGTCAAAGGCGCCAAATTGCTCTATCCGCCGATCCAGCAGCCACGTCCGCCGCTGTACTTCGGCGGTTCCTCCGAAGCGGCCCAGGACCTCGCAGCCGAACAGGTGGAGATGGTGTTGACCTGGGGCGAGCCGCCAGCCGCGGTCGCAGAAAAGATTGCACAGGTGCGGGCCAAGGCCGAAAAACTCGGGCGTACCCTGCGTTTTGGCATTCGCTTGCATGTGATCGTGCGCGAAACCAACGAAGAAGCCTGGAAGGCCGCCGACAAGCTGATCTCCCATGTAGACGACGAAACCATCGCCCGCGCCCAGGCCTCGCTGTCGCGCTTTGATTCGGTGGGCCAGCAGCGCATGGCCGCCCTGCACGGCGGTAGCCGCGACAACCTCGAAGTCAGCCCAAACCTGTGGGCCGGCGTCGGCCTGGTGCGCGGCGGTGCCGGTACTGCACTGGTGGGCGATGGCCCAACCGTGGCGGCGCGGGTCAAGGAATACGCTGCGCTGGGCATCGACACCTTTATCTTCTCCGGTTACCCACACCTGGAAGAGTCGTATCGGGTTGCCGAGCTGTTGTTCCCGCACCTGGATATCGAGCGTCCCGAGCTGCCGAAAAGCGCCGGTTATGTGAGCCCGTTCGGCGAAATGGTCGCCAACGACATCCTTCCCAAAGCTGCGTCGCAGAGCTGA
- the tauA gene encoding taurine ABC transporter substrate-binding protein: MAKRTSSRQFVTVFVSLILSFGVKAADLTIGYQTGIDPSKVPQADGLYEKAIGEKIDWRRFNSGPEVVTAIASGDVQIGNLGSSPLAAAASRNLPIVAFIVSAQINTSEALVVRNGSGIDKPADLVGKTIATPFVSTSHYSLLGALKHWGLDTQKVKVVNLQPAEIAAAWKRGDIDGAFVWSPALGEIRKTGKTLTDAAQVGQWGAPTFEVWVARKDFAQKHPDVVAKFAKVTLDSFADYAAHKDSWTVDSEPVQKIAKLTGSNAADIPELLAGTTFPDAQAQQTEALLKSGTAKAIGETAKFLKEQGKVETVLPDYSAFVTDKFIKD, encoded by the coding sequence ATGGCCAAACGCACATCCTCCCGTCAATTTGTTACAGTTTTTGTGTCACTAATACTTTCTTTTGGTGTCAAAGCCGCCGATTTAACCATCGGCTACCAAACCGGCATCGACCCCAGCAAAGTCCCCCAGGCTGACGGCCTCTATGAAAAAGCCATCGGCGAAAAAATCGACTGGCGCCGTTTCAACAGTGGACCCGAAGTGGTCACTGCGATCGCCTCCGGCGATGTGCAGATCGGCAATCTTGGTTCCAGCCCCCTTGCAGCAGCGGCTTCACGCAACCTACCGATCGTGGCGTTTATCGTATCGGCGCAGATCAACACTTCTGAAGCCCTGGTTGTACGTAATGGCAGCGGCATCGACAAACCCGCAGACCTGGTGGGTAAAACCATCGCCACCCCGTTCGTCTCGACCTCCCATTACAGCCTGCTCGGCGCTCTGAAGCACTGGGGCCTGGACACGCAAAAAGTCAAAGTGGTGAATCTGCAACCGGCAGAAATTGCGGCCGCATGGAAACGTGGCGATATCGACGGTGCATTCGTGTGGTCGCCGGCGCTGGGGGAAATCCGCAAGACCGGAAAAACCCTGACAGACGCGGCCCAGGTGGGTCAGTGGGGCGCGCCAACGTTCGAAGTGTGGGTGGCGCGCAAGGATTTCGCGCAAAAACATCCTGACGTAGTGGCCAAGTTTGCCAAGGTCACGCTGGATTCTTTTGCTGACTATGCGGCCCATAAAGACAGCTGGACCGTCGATTCCGAACCGGTGCAAAAAATCGCCAAATTGACAGGCTCGAATGCTGCCGATATCCCAGAACTGTTGGCCGGCACCACCTTCCCGGATGCCCAGGCACAGCAGACCGAGGCGCTGCTTAAAAGCGGCACGGCGAAGGCGATTGGGGAGACGGCGAAGTTTTTGAAGGAACAGGGGAAGGTTGAAACGGTGTTGCCGGACTACTCGGCCTTCGTGACCGATAAATTCATAAAAGACTAA
- a CDS encoding peroxiredoxin, translating to MSLRLGDIAPDFEQDSSAGKIRFHEWLGDSWGVLFSHPADFTPVCTTELGFTAKLKDEFAQRGVKAIALSVDPVDSHHKWIEDINETQNTIVNFPILADADRKVSDLYDLIHPNASDTLTVRSLFVIDPNKKIRLTITYPASTGRNFHEILRVIDSLQLTDNHKVATPANWQDGDEVVIVPSLKDEEEIKKRFPKGYRAVKPYLRLTPQPNR from the coding sequence ATGAGCCTAAGACTGGGCGACATCGCCCCCGACTTTGAACAGGATTCCAGCGCCGGCAAGATTCGTTTCCACGAATGGTTGGGCGATAGCTGGGGCGTGTTGTTTTCCCATCCGGCTGACTTCACCCCGGTGTGCACCACTGAGCTGGGCTTTACCGCCAAGCTCAAGGACGAATTCGCTCAGCGCGGCGTCAAGGCCATTGCCCTGTCGGTTGACCCGGTGGACTCGCACCACAAGTGGATCGAAGACATCAACGAAACCCAGAACACCATCGTCAACTTCCCGATCCTGGCCGATGCCGATCGCAAGGTGTCGGACCTCTACGACCTGATCCACCCGAATGCCAGTGACACGCTCACCGTGCGTTCCTTGTTCGTGATTGACCCGAACAAGAAGATCCGTCTGACGATTACCTACCCGGCCAGCACCGGTCGCAACTTCCACGAAATCCTGCGGGTCATCGACTCGTTGCAGCTGACCGACAACCACAAGGTCGCCACACCCGCCAACTGGCAGGACGGCGATGAAGTGGTGATCGTGCCGTCGCTCAAGGATGAGGAAGAGATCAAGAAGCGCTTTCCGAAGGGCTACCGTGCGGTGAAGCCGTACCTGCGCCTCACCCCACAGCCCAATCGCTGA
- a CDS encoding TetR/AcrR family transcriptional regulator — MPTRPAAPRKPRARSQARIDAILDAARTLLASEGVASLSIYSVAERAQIPPSSVYHFFASVPALLEALTADVHAAFRAAIQAPIEHDSLKVWRDLSSIVEQRMLSIYSNDAAARQLILAQHGLAEVTQADRQHDLELGDLMLEVFNRHFEVPTLPSDVDVFALALELSDRVYARSVHQHGQITPRMAEEGMRVFDAYVGLYLPAYLPKR; from the coding sequence ATGCCCACCCGCCCCGCCGCCCCTCGCAAACCCCGCGCCCGCAGCCAGGCCCGGATCGATGCGATCCTCGACGCCGCCCGCACCTTGCTGGCGAGCGAAGGCGTGGCGAGTTTGTCGATCTACAGCGTGGCCGAACGGGCGCAGATCCCACCGTCGTCGGTGTATCACTTTTTCGCCAGCGTGCCGGCGTTGCTGGAGGCGCTGACCGCCGATGTACACGCCGCTTTCCGCGCCGCGATCCAGGCGCCCATCGAGCATGATTCACTCAAGGTGTGGCGCGACCTGTCCTCTATCGTCGAGCAACGCATGCTCAGCATCTACAGCAACGACGCGGCTGCACGCCAGTTGATCCTGGCGCAGCACGGGCTTGCTGAAGTGACCCAGGCAGACCGTCAGCATGATTTGGAACTGGGGGATTTGATGCTTGAAGTGTTCAACCGCCACTTCGAAGTGCCGACGTTGCCCTCCGACGTGGACGTATTCGCGCTGGCGCTGGAGTTGAGCGACCGCGTGTACGCGCGTTCGGTGCATCAACATGGGCAGATTACGCCGCGCATGGCCGAGGAAGGGATGCGGGTATTTGATGCGTATGTGGGGCTTTATTTACCGGCGTATTTGCCTAAGCGCTGA
- the ssuE gene encoding NADPH-dependent FMN reductase translates to MLVVTLGGSPSQRSRSGVLLEKTRQWLQDKGVEVVSYQIRDFPAEDLLHARFDSPKVIDLLQQIANADGLVIATPVYKASFSGALKTVLDLLPERALAHKIVLPMATGGSIAHMLAVDYALKPVLSALKAQELLHGIFAEDSQIAYAEGSAQAQLVPVLEQRLHEALETLYGAMARRPKPLDPNVLNERLLSARWSI, encoded by the coding sequence ATGCTGGTCGTAACACTTGGAGGCAGCCCCAGCCAGCGTTCCCGCTCCGGGGTCTTGCTGGAAAAAACCCGTCAGTGGCTGCAAGACAAAGGCGTGGAAGTGGTGAGTTATCAGATACGGGACTTCCCGGCCGAAGACTTGCTGCATGCCCGCTTCGACAGCCCCAAAGTCATCGACCTGTTGCAGCAAATCGCCAATGCCGACGGCCTGGTCATTGCCACGCCGGTGTACAAGGCCTCGTTTTCCGGCGCGCTGAAAACCGTGCTCGACCTGCTGCCCGAACGCGCCCTGGCCCACAAGATCGTGTTGCCGATGGCCACCGGCGGCAGCATCGCCCACATGCTGGCGGTGGACTACGCGTTGAAGCCGGTGTTGTCGGCCCTCAAGGCCCAGGAATTGCTCCACGGTATTTTCGCCGAAGACAGCCAGATCGCTTACGCCGAAGGCAGTGCCCAGGCGCAACTGGTGCCGGTGCTTGAACAGCGTTTGCACGAGGCCCTGGAGACGCTTTACGGCGCCATGGCCCGTCGCCCCAAACCGCTGGACCCGAATGTGCTGAATGAACGTTTGTTGAGTGCTCGCTGGAGCATTTAA
- the ssuC gene encoding aliphatic sulfonate ABC transporter permease SsuC, with product MNYEKLSHRVAPWVLPILLLAVWQLSVSAGWLSTRILPAPSAVIEAGVNLVRSGEIWTHLAISGWRAGLGFVIGGSIGLALGFITGLSKWGERLLDSSVQMIRNVPHLALIPLVILWFGIDETAKIFLVALGTLFPIYLNTYHGIRNVDPALVEMSRSYGLSGFSLFWQVILPGALPSILVGVRFALGFMWLTLIVAETISASSGIGYLAMNAREFLQTDVVVLAIVLYAILGKLADLAARGLERVWLRWHPAYQVNKGGAA from the coding sequence ATGAACTATGAAAAATTGAGCCATCGCGTCGCGCCTTGGGTGCTGCCGATCCTGTTGTTGGCGGTGTGGCAGCTGTCGGTGTCGGCGGGCTGGTTGTCGACGCGCATTTTGCCGGCGCCCAGCGCCGTGATCGAAGCGGGGGTCAACCTGGTACGCAGCGGCGAAATCTGGACACACCTGGCCATCAGCGGCTGGCGTGCGGGCCTGGGCTTTGTGATCGGTGGCAGCATCGGCCTGGCACTGGGCTTTATCACCGGCCTGTCGAAGTGGGGCGAGCGCCTGCTGGACAGCTCGGTGCAGATGATCCGCAACGTGCCGCACCTGGCGCTGATTCCGCTGGTGATTTTGTGGTTCGGCATTGACGAGACCGCGAAGATTTTCCTGGTCGCCCTCGGCACGCTGTTCCCGATCTACCTGAACACCTACCACGGCATCCGCAACGTCGACCCGGCGCTGGTGGAAATGTCGCGCAGCTACGGCCTGTCCGGTTTCAGCCTGTTCTGGCAAGTGATCCTGCCGGGCGCGTTGCCTTCGATTCTGGTGGGCGTGCGTTTTGCCCTGGGCTTTATGTGGCTGACGCTGATCGTGGCGGAAACCATCTCGGCCAGCTCCGGCATCGGTTACCTGGCGATGAACGCCCGCGAATTCCTGCAAACCGACGTGGTGGTACTGGCAATTGTGCTCTACGCAATCCTCGGCAAGCTTGCCGACCTCGCGGCGCGTGGCCTGGAACGTGTGTGGCTGCGCTGGCACCCGGCTTATCAAGTAAATAAAGGAGGTGCGGCATGA
- the ssuB gene encoding aliphatic sulfonates ABC transporter ATP-binding protein, which yields MTAQQPPRLLKGIPLAVRKLRKSFGAREVLKEIDLHIPAGQFVAVVGRSGCGKSTLLRLLAGLDKASGGELLAGSAPLNEAIEDTRLMFQEARLLPWKKIIDNVGLGLKGNWRPKALEALEAVGLAERANEWPAALSGGQKQRVALARALIHQPRLLLLDEPLGALDALTRIEMQQLIENLWQKHGFTVLLVTHDVSEAVAIADRVILIEDGEIGLDLIVDLPRPRARGSHRLAALEAEVLNRVLSLPGSPPEPEPVSPLPTQLRWAQ from the coding sequence ATGACCGCTCAACAACCTCCGCGCCTGCTCAAGGGCATCCCGCTGGCGGTGCGCAAATTGCGCAAGTCCTTTGGTGCGCGGGAAGTACTCAAAGAGATTGATCTGCACATTCCGGCCGGCCAGTTCGTGGCCGTGGTTGGTCGCAGCGGCTGCGGCAAAAGTACCTTGCTGCGCCTGCTCGCAGGCCTGGACAAAGCCAGTGGCGGCGAGCTGCTGGCCGGCTCCGCGCCGTTGAACGAGGCGATTGAAGACACGCGGTTGATGTTCCAGGAAGCGCGTTTGCTGCCGTGGAAAAAGATCATCGACAACGTCGGCCTGGGCCTCAAGGGCAACTGGCGCCCCAAGGCATTGGAAGCGCTGGAGGCAGTGGGTTTGGCCGAGCGCGCCAATGAGTGGCCGGCGGCCTTGTCCGGTGGCCAGAAGCAACGTGTGGCCCTGGCTCGCGCGTTGATCCATCAACCGCGCCTGTTGCTGCTCGATGAGCCGTTGGGGGCGCTGGACGCCCTGACGCGCATCGAGATGCAGCAACTGATCGAAAACCTCTGGCAGAAGCACGGCTTCACCGTGTTGCTGGTCACCCACGACGTCAGCGAAGCCGTGGCGATTGCTGACCGCGTGATCCTGATTGAAGACGGCGAAATCGGCCTCGACCTGATCGTCGACCTGCCACGCCCGCGTGCCCGTGGCTCACATCGCCTGGCCGCGCTGGAAGCTGAAGTGCTTAACCGGGTGCTGTCGCTGCCAGGCTCGCCGCCGGAACCTGAACCTGTTTCACCGCTGCCTACGCAATTGCGTTGGGCTCAATAA
- a CDS encoding molybdopterin-binding protein translates to MTIKAINVRNQFKGTIKEIVEGDVLSEIDVQTASGIVTSVITTRSVKELELVIGSEVIAFVKSTEVSIAKL, encoded by the coding sequence ATGACTATCAAAGCCATCAACGTACGTAACCAGTTCAAAGGCACCATCAAGGAAATCGTCGAAGGCGACGTGTTGTCGGAAATCGACGTGCAGACCGCGTCCGGCATCGTGACGTCGGTGATCACCACTCGCTCGGTCAAAGAGCTGGAATTGGTGATTGGCAGCGAAGTGATTGCCTTTGTTAAGTCCACCGAGGTGTCGATCGCGAAGTTGTGA
- a CDS encoding glutamine synthetase family protein, translated as MSVPPRAVQLNEANAFLKDHPEVLYVDLLIADMNGVVRGKRIERTSLHKVYEKGINLPASLFALDINGSTVESTGLGLDIGDADRICYPIPDTLCNEPWQKRPTAQLLMTMHELEGEPFFADPREVLRQVVSKFDDLGLTICAAFELEFYLIDQENVNGRPQPPRSPISGKRPHSTQVYLIDDLDEYVDCLQDILEGAKEQGIPADAIVKESAPAQFEVNLHHVADPIKACDYAVLLKRLIKNIAYDHEMDTTFMAKPYPGQAGNGLHVHISILDKDGKNIFASEDPEQNAALRHAIGGVLETLPAQMAFLCPNVNSYRRFGAQFYVPNSPCWGLDNRTVAIRVPTGSSDAVRIEHRVAGADANPYLLMASVLAGVHHGLTNKIEPGAPVEGNSYEQNEQSLPNNLRDALRELDDSEVMAKYIDPKYIDIFVACKESELEEFEHSISDLEYNWYLHTV; from the coding sequence ATGTCGGTACCCCCGCGTGCCGTTCAGCTTAACGAAGCGAACGCGTTCCTTAAGGATCATCCTGAGGTTCTGTACGTAGACCTTCTAATTGCGGATATGAATGGTGTGGTGCGCGGCAAGCGCATCGAACGCACCAGCCTCCACAAGGTTTACGAGAAGGGCATTAACCTGCCTGCCTCTTTATTTGCCCTGGATATCAACGGCTCGACGGTGGAAAGCACCGGCCTGGGTCTGGACATCGGTGATGCTGACCGAATCTGTTATCCAATCCCCGACACCCTATGCAATGAACCCTGGCAAAAGCGCCCAACCGCGCAACTGCTGATGACCATGCACGAACTTGAAGGTGAACCTTTCTTCGCCGATCCTCGCGAAGTGCTCCGCCAAGTTGTAAGCAAATTTGACGACCTCGGTCTGACCATCTGCGCCGCCTTCGAGCTTGAGTTCTACCTGATCGACCAGGAGAACGTGAACGGCCGCCCACAACCGCCCCGCTCGCCGATCTCCGGCAAACGCCCGCACTCGACACAGGTCTACCTGATCGACGACCTCGACGAATACGTCGACTGCCTCCAGGACATTCTGGAAGGTGCCAAAGAGCAAGGCATCCCGGCTGACGCCATCGTCAAGGAAAGTGCCCCGGCGCAGTTCGAAGTGAACCTGCACCACGTCGCCGACCCGATCAAGGCTTGCGACTACGCGGTACTGCTCAAGCGCCTGATCAAGAACATCGCCTACGACCATGAAATGGACACCACCTTCATGGCCAAGCCTTACCCAGGCCAGGCAGGCAACGGTTTGCACGTACACATCTCCATTTTGGACAAGGACGGCAAAAACATTTTTGCCAGCGAGGATCCCGAGCAGAACGCCGCACTGCGTCACGCGATCGGCGGTGTGCTCGAGACCCTGCCCGCCCAAATGGCGTTCCTGTGCCCCAACGTCAACTCCTACCGTCGTTTCGGCGCACAGTTCTACGTGCCGAACTCGCCGTGCTGGGGGCTGGATAACCGCACTGTGGCGATTCGCGTACCTACCGGCTCTTCCGATGCCGTGCGTATCGAACACCGCGTGGCCGGCGCCGACGCCAACCCTTACCTGCTGATGGCTTCGGTCCTGGCGGGCGTGCACCACGGTCTTACCAACAAGATCGAGCCTGGCGCACCGGTGGAAGGCAACAGCTACGAGCAGAACGAACAGAGTCTGCCGAACAACCTGCGCGACGCATTGCGTGAGTTGGACGACAGCGAGGTGATGGCCAAGTACATCGATCCCAAGTACATCGATATCTTCGTCGCCTGTAAGGAAAGTGAGCTGGAAGAGTTTGAACACTCCATCTCCGACCTTGAGTACAACTGGTACCTGCATACTGTGTAA
- a CDS encoding sulfonate ABC transporter substrate-binding protein translates to MRTVILRRGLVALFAAAVSFGAIVQAQAAETLRIGYQKYGTLVLLKAKGSLEKRLAAQGVQVQWTEFPGGPQLLEGLNVGAIDFGVTGETPPVFAQAAGADLLYVAYEPPAPTSEAILVPKDSTIKSVAELKGKKIVLNKGSNVHYLLVRALEDAGLKYTDVQTIFLPPADARAAFERGSVDAWVIWDPYQAAAEKQLQARTLRDGTGIADNHQFYLATKPYATQHPDVIKALVEEVRAVGEWSKANPQEVTEQVAPLLGLPADITLTSVKRQGYGALFLTPEVVAAQQKIADTFYQLKLIPKPLSIKDVIWTPPAAVATAP, encoded by the coding sequence ATGCGCACTGTCATCTTGCGTCGTGGTCTGGTCGCACTGTTTGCTGCGGCTGTGTCCTTCGGCGCCATTGTTCAAGCCCAGGCCGCCGAGACCCTGCGGATCGGTTATCAGAAGTACGGCACGCTGGTGCTGCTCAAAGCCAAGGGCTCGCTGGAAAAACGCCTGGCCGCCCAAGGCGTGCAAGTGCAATGGACCGAGTTCCCCGGCGGCCCGCAGTTGCTCGAAGGCCTGAACGTCGGCGCCATCGACTTTGGCGTCACCGGCGAAACGCCGCCCGTGTTCGCCCAGGCGGCGGGTGCAGATTTGCTCTACGTCGCCTACGAGCCACCCGCACCGACCAGTGAAGCGATCCTGGTGCCCAAAGATTCGACGATCAAATCGGTGGCCGAGCTCAAGGGCAAGAAAATCGTGCTCAACAAAGGCTCCAATGTGCATTACCTGCTGGTACGTGCCCTGGAAGATGCCGGCCTCAAATACACCGACGTGCAAACCATCTTCCTGCCACCCGCCGATGCCCGCGCCGCGTTCGAGCGTGGCAGCGTGGACGCCTGGGTGATCTGGGACCCGTACCAGGCTGCCGCCGAAAAACAGCTGCAAGCCCGTACCCTGCGTGACGGCACCGGCATTGCCGACAACCATCAGTTCTACCTGGCCACCAAGCCCTACGCCACGCAGCACCCGGACGTGATCAAGGCGCTGGTGGAAGAAGTGCGCGCAGTGGGCGAATGGTCCAAGGCCAACCCTCAGGAAGTAACCGAACAAGTCGCACCGCTGCTCGGCTTGCCGGCGGACATCACCCTGACCTCGGTCAAGCGCCAAGGCTACGGCGCGCTGTTCCTGACCCCGGAAGTGGTCGCCGCCCAGCAGAAAATCGCCGACACCTTCTACCAGCTCAAATTGATCCCCAAACCCTTGAGCATCAAGGACGTGATCTGGACTCCACCCGCCGCCGTCGCCACAGCGCCGTAA